The Pseudomonas moraviensis genome contains the following window.
AAGGCCTGACCCGTGGCGAGAAAGACTTCAGCACCATCGTGACCAAGATCCGTGGCGCCGGCGCCGATGTCGTCTACTTCGGCGGCCTGCACCCGGAGGCCGGTCCACTGGTTCGTCAACTGCGTGAACAAGGCCTGAAAGACGTCAAGTTCATGTCCGACGACGGCATCGTGACCGACGAGCTGGTGACCACCGCCGGCGGCCCGCAATTCACCGATGGCGTGCTGATGACCTTCGGTGCCGACCCGCGCCTGCTGCCTGAAAGCAAGACCGTAGTGGACGCATTCCGCAAGGCCGGCACCGAGCCTGAGGGCTACACCCTGTACGCCTACGCCTCGGTACAGACTCTGGCCGCTGCGTTCAACGGCGCGAAGAAAAACGACGGCGAAGCCGCTGCCAAGTGGCTGAAGGCCAACCCGGTGAAAACCGTGATGGGCGAAAAAACCTGGGATTCCAAGGGCGACCTGAAAGTCTCCGACTACGTGGTTTACCAGTGGGACAAGGACGGCAAATACCACCAGCTGGAAAAGCAGAAGTAAGGGCTGAAGCGATCATCTGATCACCACGGTTTTCTTGTAGGAGTGAGCCTGCTCGCGATAGCGGTTGAACATTCAACACATGTGTTGCCTGTCAGTCCGTCATCGCGAGCAGGCGAAGGCCTACAGGGGGCGGTGGTGGTCCGATGGTCACGCTCCGACATTGCTCCGACGTACATCTGTATTTTTCCTAGAAGAACCGCGCGCCATTGGTGCGCAGGTTCTCACTGCGTGAGATTGCGTTATGGATGGTATTTTCCTGCAGCAACTGGTCAATGGCCTGACCCTCGGGTCGGTCTATGGCCTGATCGCCATCGGCTACACAATGGTCTACGGCATCATCGGCATGATCAACTTCGCCCACGGCGAGGTTTACATGATTTCCGCTTACCTGGCGGCAATCAGTCTGGCTCTGCTGGCTTACTTCGGTATCGAATCCTTCCCGCTGCTGATGCTCGGCACGCTGATCTTCACCATCGTCGTCACGGCGGTGTATGGCTGGGTCATCGAGCGTGTCGCCTACAAACCCCTGCGCAACTCGACCCGCCTGGCGCCGCTGATCAGCGCCATCGGTATTTCGCTGATTCTGCAGAACTACGCACAGATCGCTCAGGGCGCCAAACAACAGGGCGTGCCTACGCTGCTGACCGGTGCCTGGCGTGTTGAAGTCGGCAGCGGCTTCGTGCAACTGACCTACACCAAAGTCTTCATCCTGATCGCCGCGTTCGTCGGCATGGGGCTGCTGACCTACGTCATCAAATACACCAAGCTCGGCCGCATGTGCCGCGCGACCCAGCAAGACCGCAAGATGGCCTCGATCCTGGGGATCAACACCGACCGGGTGATTTCCTACGTGTTCATCATCGGTGCAGCCATGGCGGCACTCGCTGGTGTGCTGATCACCATGAACTACGGCACGTTCGACTTCTATGCCGGCTTCATCATCGGCATCAAAGCGTTCACCGCAGCGGTTCTGGGTGGCATCGGCTCACTGCCCGGCGCCATGCTCGGCGGGATCATCCTCGGCATCTCCGAGTCGCTGTTCTCCGGTCTGGTCAACTCCGACTACAAAGACGTGTTCAGTTTCTCGCTGCTCGTCCTCGTACTGGTCTTCCGGCCGCAGGGCCTGTTGGGCCGTCCTCTTGTGTCGAAGGTGTAAGCGATGTCTGCAACCACTGAAAAATCCATCGATATCAAAAAAAGTCTGGTCGAGGCGATTCTTGCCGGCCTGATTGCGCTGATCGTGTTCGGGCCGATTGTCGGCGTGGTCCTCGACGGCTACAGCTTCAATCTCGAAGCAACCCGCGTGGCGTGGATCATTGCCATCGTCATGGCCGGGCGTTTTGCCCTCAGCCTGTTCCTGCAGACGCCCAAGGGCCTGAAGATCCTCGACGGATTCGAGAGCACCGGTTCCGGCGTGCACGTGCTGCCGGCGGATTACAAATCGCGGCTGCGCTGGATCATTCCGTTGATCATTGTGCTGGCGATCATCGTGCCGTTTGTTTCCAACTCCTATCTGCTTGGCGTGGTCATCCTCGGTTTGATCTACGTGCTGCTGGGACTGGGGCTGAACATCGTGGTCGGTCTGGCCGGTCTGCTCGATCTCGGCTACGTGGCGTTTTACGCCATCGGTGCCTACGGTCTGGCGCTGGGCTACCAGTATCTGGGGCTGGGTTTCTGGACCGTGCTGCCATTGGCGGCGATCACCGCAGGCCTGGCCGGTTGCATCCTGGGTTTCCCGGTGCTGCGTCTGCACGGTGACTATCTGGCGATCGTGACCCTGGGCTTCGGTGAAATCATTCGTCTGGTGCTGAACAACTGGCTGTCCCTGACCGGTGGCCCAAACGGCATGCCAGCGCCACTGCCAACGTTCTTCGGTCTGGAATTCGGCAAGCGGGCGAAGGATGGCGGGGTACCGTTTCACGAGTTCTTCGGCCTGACCTACAACCCGGACGTGAAGTATTACTTCATCTACGCGGTGTTGTTCCTGGTGGTACTGGCGGTGCTGTACGTCAAGCATCGTCTGGTGAAAATGCCGGTCGGTCGCGCCTGGGAAGCCCTGCGTGAAGATGAAATCGCCTGCCGCTCGATGGGCCTCAACCACGTGCTGGTCAAGCTCTCGGCGTTCACCATCGGTGCGTCGACGGCGGGTCTGGCCGGGGTGTTCTTCGCCACCTATCAAGGCTTCGTCAACCCGACCTCGTTCACCTTCTTCGAATCGGCGCTGATCCTCGCCATCGTCGTGCTCGGCGGCATGGGCTCGACCATCGGCGTAGTCATCGCTGCGTTCGTACTCACCGTCGCCCCGGAACTGCTGCGCGGTTTCGCTGAGTATCGAGTGCTGCTGTTCGGCATCCTGATGGTGTTGATGATGATCTGGCGACCACGCGGGCTGATCCGCATCAGCCGCACCGGGGTCAAACCACGCAAAGGTGCCATTCACTACGAGAGGACTGCGCCATGAGTGAAGTCGTGCTCTCTGTTGAAAAACTGATGATGCATTTCGGTGGCATCAAGGCTTTGAGCGATGTCAGCCTGAAGGTCAAACGCAATTCGATCTTCGCCCTGATCGGCCCCAACGGCGCTGGCAAGACCACGGTGTTCAACTGCCTGACCGGGTTCTACAAGGCCTCTGGCGGCAAGATCGAACTCAACGTGCGTGGCCAGCAGACCAACGTCATCCAGCTGCTGGGCGAGTCGTTCAAAGCGACCGATTTCGTCTCGCCGAAATCCTTCCTCAGCCGCATGTACTACAAAATGTTCGGCGGGACTCACCTGGTGAACCGTGCAGGTCTGGCCCGGACGTTCCAGAACATTCGCCTGTTCAAGGAAATGTCGGTGCTGGAAAACCTGCTGGTGGCGCAGCACATGTGGGTCAACCGCAACATGCTCGCCGGCATCCTCAACACCAAGGGCTATCGCAAGGCCGAGAGCGATGCGCTGGATGTCGCCTTCTACTGGCTGGAAGTGGTCGATCTAGTCGACTGCGCCAACCGTCTCGCCGGTGAGCTGTCGTACGGCCAACAACGCCGTCTGGAGATCGCTCGGGCCATGTGCACGCGGCCGCAGATCATCTGCCTCGACGAACCGGCCGCCGGCCTCAACCCTCAGGAAACCGAAGCGCTGAGCGCGATGATCCGGCTGCTGCGCGACGAGCACGATCTGACCGTGGTGCTGATCGAACACGACATGGGCATGGTCATGAGCATTTCCGATCACATCGTGGTCCTCGACCACGGCATCGTTATCGCCGAAGGCGGACCGGAAGCGATCCGCAGCGACCCGAAAGTGATTGCAGCCTACCTGGGCGCCGACGAAGAGGAGCTGGTATGAGCCAACCGATCCTCGAATTGCGCAATCTGGACGTGTTCTACGGCCCGATCCAGGCGCTCAAAGGCGTTTCGCTGCAGATCAACGAAGGCGAGACCGTCAGCCTGATCGGCTCCAACGGCGCCGGCAAGTCGACCCTGCTGATGTCGATCTTCGGTCAGCCCAGAGCGGCGGGCGGGCAGATTCTTTATCAAGGCGTCGACATTACCCACAAGTCCTCGCATTACATCGCCTCCAACGGCATCGCGCAGTCGCCGGAAGGACGGCGGGTGTTCCCCGACATGACCGTCGAGGAAAACCTGCTGATGGGCACCATCCCGATTGGCGACAAGTACGCCAAAGAGGACATGCAGCGCATGTTCGAGCTGTTCCCGCGGCTTGAAGAACGACGCAATCAGCGCGCGATGACCATGTCTGGCGGTGAGCAGCAGATGCTCGCCATCGCCCGTGCGCTGATGAGCCGGCCGAAATTGTTGCTGCTCGATGAGCCGAGCCTGGGCCTGGCACCGATCGTGGTGAAGCAGATTTTTGCCACCCTGCGTGAACTGGCGAAAACCGGGATGACCATTTTTCTCGTTGAGCAAAACGCCAACCATGCGCTGAAGCTGTCGGATCGGGCGTATGTGATGGTCAACGGCGAGATCCGTCTGACCGGCACAGGCAAAGACCTGTTGGTGAATGAGGAGGTGCGTAACGCCTATCTGGGCGGGCACTGATTCTTCTCGCGGTTATACACAGCCCCGGCGACGACAGTCCCGGGGTTTTTTTATCCCCCCAACTCACCACCTCCCCCTGTAGGAGTGAGCCTGCTCGCGATAGCGGTGTGTCAGTCCTGTAGATGTTGCTGAATAACCGCGATCGCGAGCAGGCTCACTCCTACATTGGAATTGCACAACTTTCAGAATTGTGGAAAACAAATTCCCCAAGCTGCCAAAGCGCGACATATAGACGCTGCAAATGGCTGTTTTTCCACAGTTTTGACTTGTCCCCGATTGCTGTGGAGCTGGCTGTGCATAACGTGGGTGTATATGGTTGCAGCCCTTGTAATCCGTGGCTTTCAAGCTTGTGGTTGTTTTTTGATCAGGCAATTTCAAGCAAGCGCGAGGTGCCATTGTCAACCTTTTTATAGCGTTCGCAGCACACAGGATTTCGTGTGACTCGGCCTGTGGATAAGTCTGTGACTAAACTCTGGAAAGACCTCGCTGAAGGCCGTAATTGCTGGCCTCGCGCAATCACGCGGTTGTACCGTCCGTCGTGCAAAATGCCCTGTCCCGCACATCCGGTCACTCAGGGTCAAGCAAAAAACTTTGCATTTCGCCCGCAAAGCCTTGTGCAGCGCGGCTTTGCGCGTTTCTACTTGCCCCCGGAAACTGTGGAGCAGACTGTGGATAACGTGCGTGCACATGGCTGGAAGCCACGCAGGCTGCGGACTTGGTGCACCTGGTTGATTTTTGTACAGACGGCAGGTGTTGCCCGTATCCGCGAGGGCGGGCATGCTGCCTGCTGATTTTCTATTCCAAGGGCTGCCGTGGCGGCCGAAGCAAGGAGAACACGATGTCCGACACCCTGTTTATCACCGGCGCGACGTCCGGTTTTGGTGAAGCCTGTGCCCGCCGTTTTGCCGAGGCTGGCTGGAAACTGGTGCTGACCGGCCGTCGTGAAGAACGCCTCAACGCCCTCTGCAGCGAGCTGTCGAAGCAGACCGAAGTGCACGGTCTGGTCCTCGATGTGCGTGATCGCAAGGCGATGGAAGAGGCGATCGCCAACCTGCCGCCGTCGTTCGCCAGACTCCGTGGCCTGATCAACAACGCCGGCCTGGCGCTTGGTGTCGATCCGGCGCCCAAGTGCGACCTGGATGATTGGGACACCATGGTCGACACCAATGTCAAAGGCCTGATGTACGCCACCCGCCTGCTGCTGCCACGCCTGATCGCCCACGGCCGTGGCGCCGGTATCGTCAACCTCGGTTCCATTGCCGGCAACTACCCGTACCCGGGTAGCCACGTGTATGGCGCAACCAAAGCCTTCGTCAAACAGTTCTCGCTGAACCTGCGTTGCGATTTGCAGGGCACGGGCGTGCGCGTGAGCAACATCGAACCCGGCCTGTGCGAAAGCGAGTTCTCGCTGGTACGTTTCGCCGGCGACCAGGAACGCTACAACGCCACTTACGCCGGCGCCGAGCCGATCCAGCCGCAGGACATCGCCGAGACAATTTTCTGGGTGATGAACACCCCGGCGCACATCAACATCAACAGTCTGGAGCTGATGCCGGTGAGTCAGACCTGGGCCGGGTTTGCCATTGAGCGTAACAAGGCTTGATACCTGATCCTGTGGCGAGGGAGCTTGCTCCCGCTGGACTGCGCAGCAGGCCCCTGCTTTTTTGCTGAAACAGGGGGGCGCTTCGCACCCCAGCGGGAGCAGGCTCCCTCGCCACAAAGTCGGGTGTAAATCGACGATAAGCTAAACTCCGCACTCAGCCAGCCCGCCGCACCCCGCGGTGTGCAAGGTTTCATGAGGAGTTCAAGTGAGTAACCGAGGTGAGCAGGCACTGCTCAAACAATCGACGCTGCTGATGCTGGCGGTGTCGATTGCCGGGATCGTCACCGGTTTTGTTTCAGGTTCGCAATCCATCCTGTTCGATGGTTTTTTCTCGCTGATCGCAACGTTTATCAAAATCCTGATGCTGATCACCGCCCGGTTGATCGCCAAGCAAAGCAATCAGCGTTTCCAGTTCGGCTTCTGGCATCTGGAGCCGATGGTGCTGCTGATTGAAGGCAGCTTCCTGCTGCTGATCGCCATCTATGCATTTCTCAATGGCGTGTTCGGCATCATCAACGGTGGTCGCGATATCGAGCTGGGTCTGGTGATCGTCTACGCGGCGGTGTTCACCGTCGTCGAGTTCGCTTATTTCTTCTACGTGCGCCGGCGTAATCGCACGCTTAAATCCAGCCTGATCCAGTTCGACAACATCAGTTGGCTGGTCGATGCGATGCTCTCGGTGGGCTTGTTGATCAGTTTCCTCGCCGCGCTGCTGCTCAAGTCCCAGGGTTATGGCGAGTGGGCGGTGTATGTCGACCCGCTGATCCTTATCGTACTTGCGCTGAGCATGCTGCCCCCGGCGTTGAAGATCCTCGGCCCGGCGTTGCGTGATGTGCTGGGTATCGCCCCGGACACGCTGGATGAGCAGGTACGGCAGGTGATGGAGGTGGCGAAGGTCGAGCATGGTTTCGACGATTACGTCTCCTACGTACAAAAGCACGGTCGGGCGCGGTTCATCGAAATTCATGTGGTGCTGCCGGCGGCTTATCCGTTGCGCAATGTCGCGCAGCTGGACGCGTTGCGTGAGCAGATTTCCGCGCAGTTGGGCAAGCCGGATGCGGCGCGGTGGCTGACCATCAGCTTCACCGGGGACAAGAAGTGGATTGCCTGATGACCGCATAACGCCATTCGCGAGCAGGCTCGCTCCTATAATTTGAAATGCGTTTCTGTGTAGGAGCTGCCGAAGGCTGCGATCTTTTGATCTTCAAGCAAGATAAGCGGCCAAACCGTGATAGCAGGTCGCCAAATGATAAGGCGTGGTCGAAGGCATGTCCTTGCGGCTGACTTCGCCGTTTTCATCCCGGCACTCGTGCCACCCACCGGCGTGTAGAAACCGTTGCTGCAACGCCTGCAACTGGCGCAGCACCGCCGCTCCGCTATCCTTGCGCAACGTCAGTGCGCGCAGGTATTCGGCCTGAGCCCAGATACGCTGGGTCGAATCCCTTGGTCGGCCATTGCTTTCCAGATCAAGCATCGCCCGCACGGCGTCGCAAGACTCCAGCACGCCATACTGTTCGGTAAAGGCAAACGCCCGATCCAATGCCCGATGCAGTTTGGAATCGCGCAACAGCGGCGACGATTCGAGCAGGAAATACCATTCGAACTGATGCCCCGGCTCGTACCAGTTATCCACAGCGCCCAGCGGCTTCTCCATCAACACGCCATGTTGCGGATCGACGAATTGCTTGTGCATGGCTGTGCATAACTCAAGCAGGGCTTTCTGCGTCTGCGGATCTTCGCGCACCGCAAGGGTAGCCAGAAAGGCTTCAGCCAAATGCATCAGCGGATTTTGCAACGGGCCGGTCTGCAAGGTGATCCAGTCACGCTCAAGGCAGGCTTCGTACAAGCCGTCACCGGTGGCAAAACGGCGGCCGATGATTTCCAGCGCGGCGTTCAATGTCGACTCGGCCAGCGAATCGCCGGACTTGTTCCAGTAATGCGCGCAGGCAAACAGAATGAAAGCGTGGGTGTAGAGATCCTTGCGCTGATCCAGCGGCTTGCCCTGGGCGTCGATGCTGTAGAACCAGCCGCCATGCTCAGCGTCATGGAAGTGCCGTTGCAAGGAACGGAACAGCGCCGCCGCCCGTGCTTCGGCGTTACCCACAACCCCGATCAGGCTGGAGAACAGGTACAGCTGCCGTGCGCAGGCCATTGCCCGATAACGTTGCGCCGGCAACGCTTGATGCGCGGCGTCCAGCGCCTCATAGGGCAACGCCATGTCGGCATTCCAGCCCGGGCCTTGCCACAGCGGCACGATGACATGCAGAAAATGCTTCTGCACCTCGGCAAACAGGGTGGTCAATTCGGGCAGGGTGGTGGAGCGGGAAGCGTGGGGCATGAGCGGATGTCGTCACGGGCTGGGGCGATTGCGCGACATGGTAGCAGAGAGCACTGCTTGAGAGATGCGGTGTCTGTCAGGCCGTCTTCGCGAGCAGGCTCGCTCCCACAGTGGATTTGCAGCGTACATAAAACCTGTGGGAGCGAGCCTGCTCGCGAAGAGACCAGTGCAGGCGCTAAACAATCATCCTGCCAACAACCAGACCCCAGTCGCCGCCGAAGCCGCACCCGCCAGTCGCACAAGCGGTGCCGCTGCCTGCGGAAGAACCCGCACCACGCCATAGCCGAGCGCATGCAACACCGCCGTCGCCGCGACAAACCCGGCCGCATACGCCCACGGGCTGCTCATCTCCGGCAACTCCAGCCCATGCGCCACGCCATGGAACAGCGCAAACAGCGCCGTCGCCGCCACCGCCATCACCAGCGGTGGACGCACCGCCAGTGCCACGGCCAGGCCCAGCGCCAATACCGACGCGGCAATCCCGCTTTCCAGCGCTGGCAACTCCAGCCCTTCAAAACCGAGCAGGCCGCCCAGCAGCATGGTGCCGACAAAGGTGCACGGCAGCGCCCAGCGCGCCGCGCCTTGTTGCTGCGCCGCCCACAAACCGACGGCGAGCATTGCCAGCAAATGGTCGAGACCGCCGATCGGGTGGCTGATGCCCGCGACCAGGCCACTGTCGCCATGGCCCGGGTGAGCGAAGGCCAGCGCCGGTGTCAGCAGCAGCGCCACGGCGCCAAGAATGCGTTTGAATGTCATGGATAAGCTTCCTTGTTGATAAGTGAGTCAGGCGGCGGTCAGCAGGCCCTGGCGTTCGATGAAGGCGATGATCTGTTCAAGGCCCTGACCGGTTTTCTGGTTGCTGAACACGAACGGCTTGCCGTTGCGCATGCGTTTGGTGTCGCTGTCCATCATTTCCAGCGAGGCGCCCACCAGCGGAGCCAGGTCGATCTTGTTGATCACCAGCAGGTCGGACTTGCAGATACCGGGCCCGCCCTTGCGCGGCAGTTTGTCGCCGGCGGAAACGTCGATCACGTAGATGGTCAGGTCGGACAGCTCCGGGCTGAAGGTCGCCGAGAGGTTGTCGCCGCCGGACTCGACCAGAATCAGATCCAGCCCCGGAAAGC
Protein-coding sequences here:
- a CDS encoding SDR family oxidoreductase, producing MSDTLFITGATSGFGEACARRFAEAGWKLVLTGRREERLNALCSELSKQTEVHGLVLDVRDRKAMEEAIANLPPSFARLRGLINNAGLALGVDPAPKCDLDDWDTMVDTNVKGLMYATRLLLPRLIAHGRGAGIVNLGSIAGNYPYPGSHVYGATKAFVKQFSLNLRCDLQGTGVRVSNIEPGLCESEFSLVRFAGDQERYNATYAGAEPIQPQDIAETIFWVMNTPAHININSLELMPVSQTWAGFAIERNKA
- a CDS encoding ABC transporter ATP-binding protein gives rise to the protein MSQPILELRNLDVFYGPIQALKGVSLQINEGETVSLIGSNGAGKSTLLMSIFGQPRAAGGQILYQGVDITHKSSHYIASNGIAQSPEGRRVFPDMTVEENLLMGTIPIGDKYAKEDMQRMFELFPRLEERRNQRAMTMSGGEQQMLAIARALMSRPKLLLLDEPSLGLAPIVVKQIFATLRELAKTGMTIFLVEQNANHALKLSDRAYVMVNGEIRLTGTGKDLLVNEEVRNAYLGGH
- the ureG gene encoding urease accessory protein UreG, with protein sequence MQTQPLRVGIGGPVGSGKTALTLALCLALRERYNLAVVTNDIYTREDADFLVRNEALAPERIIGVETGGCPHTAIREDASINLEAVDQLNRRFPGLDLILVESGGDNLSATFSPELSDLTIYVIDVSAGDKLPRKGGPGICKSDLLVINKIDLAPLVGASLEMMDSDTKRMRNGKPFVFSNQKTGQGLEQIIAFIERQGLLTAA
- the livM gene encoding high-affinity branched-chain amino acid ABC transporter permease LivM translates to MSATTEKSIDIKKSLVEAILAGLIALIVFGPIVGVVLDGYSFNLEATRVAWIIAIVMAGRFALSLFLQTPKGLKILDGFESTGSGVHVLPADYKSRLRWIIPLIIVLAIIVPFVSNSYLLGVVILGLIYVLLGLGLNIVVGLAGLLDLGYVAFYAIGAYGLALGYQYLGLGFWTVLPLAAITAGLAGCILGFPVLRLHGDYLAIVTLGFGEIIRLVLNNWLSLTGGPNGMPAPLPTFFGLEFGKRAKDGGVPFHEFFGLTYNPDVKYYFIYAVLFLVVLAVLYVKHRLVKMPVGRAWEALREDEIACRSMGLNHVLVKLSAFTIGASTAGLAGVFFATYQGFVNPTSFTFFESALILAIVVLGGMGSTIGVVIAAFVLTVAPELLRGFAEYRVLLFGILMVLMMIWRPRGLIRISRTGVKPRKGAIHYERTAP
- a CDS encoding cation diffusion facilitator family transporter, whose protein sequence is MSNRGEQALLKQSTLLMLAVSIAGIVTGFVSGSQSILFDGFFSLIATFIKILMLITARLIAKQSNQRFQFGFWHLEPMVLLIEGSFLLLIAIYAFLNGVFGIINGGRDIELGLVIVYAAVFTVVEFAYFFYVRRRNRTLKSSLIQFDNISWLVDAMLSVGLLISFLAALLLKSQGYGEWAVYVDPLILIVLALSMLPPALKILGPALRDVLGIAPDTLDEQVRQVMEVAKVEHGFDDYVSYVQKHGRARFIEIHVVLPAAYPLRNVAQLDALREQISAQLGKPDAARWLTISFTGDKKWIA
- a CDS encoding ABC transporter ATP-binding protein; this translates as MSEVVLSVEKLMMHFGGIKALSDVSLKVKRNSIFALIGPNGAGKTTVFNCLTGFYKASGGKIELNVRGQQTNVIQLLGESFKATDFVSPKSFLSRMYYKMFGGTHLVNRAGLARTFQNIRLFKEMSVLENLLVAQHMWVNRNMLAGILNTKGYRKAESDALDVAFYWLEVVDLVDCANRLAGELSYGQQRRLEIARAMCTRPQIICLDEPAAGLNPQETEALSAMIRLLRDEHDLTVVLIEHDMGMVMSISDHIVVLDHGIVIAEGGPEAIRSDPKVIAAYLGADEEELV
- a CDS encoding AGE family epimerase/isomerase produces the protein MPHASRSTTLPELTTLFAEVQKHFLHVIVPLWQGPGWNADMALPYEALDAAHQALPAQRYRAMACARQLYLFSSLIGVVGNAEARAAALFRSLQRHFHDAEHGGWFYSIDAQGKPLDQRKDLYTHAFILFACAHYWNKSGDSLAESTLNAALEIIGRRFATGDGLYEACLERDWITLQTGPLQNPLMHLAEAFLATLAVREDPQTQKALLELCTAMHKQFVDPQHGVLMEKPLGAVDNWYEPGHQFEWYFLLESSPLLRDSKLHRALDRAFAFTEQYGVLESCDAVRAMLDLESNGRPRDSTQRIWAQAEYLRALTLRKDSGAAVLRQLQALQQRFLHAGGWHECRDENGEVSRKDMPSTTPYHLATCYHGLAAYLA
- a CDS encoding HupE/UreJ family protein, which gives rise to MTFKRILGAVALLLTPALAFAHPGHGDSGLVAGISHPIGGLDHLLAMLAVGLWAAQQQGAARWALPCTFVGTMLLGGLLGFEGLELPALESGIAASVLALGLAVALAVRPPLVMAVAATALFALFHGVAHGLELPEMSSPWAYAAGFVAATAVLHALGYGVVRVLPQAAAPLVRLAGAASAATGVWLLAG
- a CDS encoding ABC transporter permease subunit gives rise to the protein MDGIFLQQLVNGLTLGSVYGLIAIGYTMVYGIIGMINFAHGEVYMISAYLAAISLALLAYFGIESFPLLMLGTLIFTIVVTAVYGWVIERVAYKPLRNSTRLAPLISAIGISLILQNYAQIAQGAKQQGVPTLLTGAWRVEVGSGFVQLTYTKVFILIAAFVGMGLLTYVIKYTKLGRMCRATQQDRKMASILGINTDRVISYVFIIGAAMAALAGVLITMNYGTFDFYAGFIIGIKAFTAAVLGGIGSLPGAMLGGIILGISESLFSGLVNSDYKDVFSFSLLVLVLVFRPQGLLGRPLVSKV